The sequence below is a genomic window from Methanosarcinales archaeon.
TATTGGTGATCACAGGTGGTATGGTATCTGGTGCATCTTCTCTGTACACATAGAATCTGTCTAATAGGGTGTCACTCACTTTGATATTTAAGAAATCCGGAATTATTTCAACTGTCTTTCCCAGGGAAATATTGGTGGAACCATCTCCTTCTGTCAGCCTTATCATATCAGCAGTCGTATCAAAGTCCATCCCGAAGTATTCATCCATATTAAGTTCAGTGACATTAAGGCTTATGATCTCAGCATTGTCGATAATGACTATACTTTCAAACATACCTTCAAAGACCTTGTCCACATGAATCCTGGCAATGACTACATCTGATTCACCAGCAAGGGTATCATTATAATAGCCCCAGCCACCTAATGAACCAGCTACTCCTTCAGGTGATGCGATGATATCTTCAATTGGACTGCCGTCCTGCTCCAGAACCATCCAGACCTGCTCACCATTGACGTCAATGTCCTGTACAACAAGGGTTAAACCTTCTTCGATATCCCAGACATCGCCCTGTTTGAGGGTTATGTTATCATCTGATTGGAAATCAACCAGATACTTGCTGAGTTTGGACACATCATCACCAACGGCCAGGTATTTTTCACCAAGCCAGGCAATATTCATCCTTCCGTTTGCATCGTTCCATGCTCTACTGGTATAAATTATGCCATTATCTGCTATTGTGTCTACACTAATTAAATTGATAGTAAGAGATTCACCTTTATTATTTTCAGGATTAAAATAAATGGCATCCAGATCTTTATAAAACATTGGCAGGTCATTAGCATCCAAAATAATTGAGCCTGGTGCCTCAGCCGTTGAGTTTATGATGGGGCCATGTTGTTTATAAAGTTCCTGTGGTGTAATTTCACTAAATACATAAAATCTGACCGGTTCGTCAGATTGGGTGTCACCAACCTTGATACTTAAGAAATCCGGAATTATTTCAACTCTCTTACCACGATCAATGCTGGTTGTACCATCCTGTTCCTCTAACTGGAGTGTGTTTGCAGTATTAGTGAATTCCAATCCATAGTATTTATCCTGATTGAGTTCAGTAACGTCCAGACTTATAACCTGAGCATCGTCTATGATGATTTTATCTTCAAAGATAGTATCCACATGGATCATTACAATGGTCACATCATATTCACCAGTAAGAGTATCGTTATAATAACCCCAGCCACCTAAGGAACCAGCCACACCTTCAGGAGATGCGATGATATCTTCAACTGGATTGCCGTCCTTCTTAAAAACAAACCAGGCCTGCTCGCCATTGACGTCAATGTCCTGGAATTTAAGGGTGTAACCTTCTCCCATATCCCACACATCGCCCAGTTCGAGAGTCAGATTCTCATTAGGTTTAAAATCAACCAGGTACTTGCTGAGTTTGGTAACATCATCGCCTACAGCCAGGTATTTTTCACCCAGCCAGGCAATATTCATCCTTCCGTATTCATCGACCCATGCTCTACTGGTATAAATAAGGCCGTCTTCTGCTATTTCGGATTCATCATTTAAATGGATTGTAAGAGATTCACCCTGATTGTTATCAGGATCAAACTCTAAATCCAGATCTAAATAAAACATCGGCAGTTCATTTGCAGTAAAATATATCCATTCTGTATTTAAAAAAACATTTGTTGCATCTATGATAGGGCCTGCATTTTCCTGGCTGTCATTTGAATTAAGTGCCATACCTGTCTCTGCTACGGTAAATATGATTGCAGCCGCTGCCAGAAGCACAAATATGCAATGGCAAATATTGCTTAATCCCCCAAAATGAACACTGTTTGAAAATGTCCCCAATGAATGTCTAAATTTACAAATTAAATTACCCTTATTGTTGCGCATACCACCACTCCTCTGTTAAAATAAATTAATAAATCTTATTAATTTATCATCCATATTTAATTTTGTATTAACAACAAATCATGAGGTCAATAGGATATATAATTTTTCATCGGTACAAAATTTTGTAACAGCCCACAAAACTTTTGCATCATATTAAGCACTGTAATTATTTATTAAGAGTGTTTAGCTGAATAGAATAAGAATTCATTTATAATTAATCATAAGGAAGCCTGGTTTCTTTTCAGTAGTGATGTTTATGTCGATTAAAGAATATACCCAATCGTTTAAAGAGGATTATTCCTCCATGTCTTTTACCTCAACTGAAAAGATACACATTCACCTGTTCACCTTTTACAATATCCCTGTTTATTATTACATACCCTTCCACGACAGAAGACCTGGGAGATGCCGAGATGATCGCTGTATTATATTCCCCATCAAACAACTTCATTTCTCTAGCCATTGAGCTTGCTGTGTTATGAGCTATTTTCACGAAAAAGATGTAATCAAAACTTTTTTCCAGTAGCGCAACATCCTCATTTATTACAAACCTACCCATTGCTCTTGGTATTT
It includes:
- a CDS encoding fibronectin type III domain-containing protein, yielding MRNNKGNLICKFRHSLGTFSNSVHFGGLSNICHCIFVLLAAAAIIFTVAETGMALNSNDSQENAGPIIDATNVFLNTEWIYFTANELPMFYLDLDLEFDPDNNQGESLTIHLNDESEIAEDGLIYTSRAWVDEYGRMNIAWLGEKYLAVGDDVTKLSKYLVDFKPNENLTLELGDVWDMGEGYTLKFQDIDVNGEQAWFVFKKDGNPVEDIIASPEGVAGSLGGWGYYNDTLTGEYDVTIVMIHVDTIFEDKIIIDDAQVISLDVTELNQDKYYGLEFTNTANTLQLEEQDGTTSIDRGKRVEIIPDFLSIKVGDTQSDEPVRFYVFSEITPQELYKQHGPIINSTAEAPGSIILDANDLPMFYKDLDAIYFNPENNKGESLTINLISVDTIADNGIIYTSRAWNDANGRMNIAWLGEKYLAVGDDVSKLSKYLVDFQSDDNITLKQGDVWDIEEGLTLVVQDIDVNGEQVWMVLEQDGSPIEDIIASPEGVAGSLGGWGYYNDTLAGESDVVIARIHVDKVFEGMFESIVIIDNAEIISLNVTELNMDEYFGMDFDTTADMIRLTEGDGSTNISLGKTVEIIPDFLNIKVSDTLLDRFYVYREDAPDTIPPVITNIANNTPTTDSVTLTWYTDEDSDSRVKYGNISGNYTMQEFNTTMVTAHSITVTGLNLDTTYYFVVNSTDASGNAGQSSEYSFMTAAAADTIPPVI